The Melanotaenia boesemani isolate fMelBoe1 chromosome 12, fMelBoe1.pri, whole genome shotgun sequence genome contains the following window.
GCTTAGCCAGCAAGCCATCTCGCTTACCCCGTTTACGGCTCCGAGCACACCTCCTACGCTTGCCCCGGAGCCAATGTGACTTTACGCTCCAGCCCGTTGTCCTTAGCAATCCCAATCTGCCCAACCTTGCTTTCACATTCGTAGGCAGGAGCCCAACAACATTGCCGAGCATCCTCAATTCAAATGAACTGTACACATAAGAGGTAGAAATAGATTCACCGGGAGCTCGAGAAGCCTCTGCGGTCCCATGCGCCGCCATATGTAAGTACTGAaagagtctatcaacactccaaggttacgaacttggtcagtgattttaagagcccgagtctccaggtgtttgccaatgctgaccctcttctctttgctaccaaacagaataatctcagttttgtcttcatttaattttagaaaattctccttcatccaggtgtttatttgctccagacactgacacaataagtctattggactgcagtcatctggtgacagagacacataaagttgggtatcatctgcataactttgataattaatgctatagttctgtaatatttgacccaaagggagcatatacaatttgaagcagggaaacccagacttccttctccccgtccacattcaccagcttatcTGGAGTCTGTCTAGCGTGTCCAGGGTCTTCCtaggggcctctttctggtgggacgtgcccggaacacatCAAACAAAAACGAGCAGAAAGAAGGAAATTCTTAAATAATCTGCCCTACAGAGACTAGAAATTaattaaaccaaatatttaataaaattgcACTAAAATTTTTGTGGACCAACATGCTATATTTTTCCAGcagatttttcatgttttacactTCATTTCCTATCTACAGGTCACCACAGAGCAAACAAGACTAAAACAAATGAAGCCTTTTATTACATTTCCTTatcaaaacagctttaaatcatttatattaaataaaatatttgattattttttctttaataactttatttaaattgttcCATAAACTGACCAAAACACATCAATACAACACGTGTTCTGAAACTGGTTTAATAAAGATCTGATAAAATTTGAGAGTTTTATAAATTCAGAACACTGTAGTTAATTAcattatataattttaatttaataggGCTAAACTAAATTAGTTTTGGAGAAccataaaactaataaaaaaatattatgttttgtGAATCAATCTCTAATTTTAAACAGGCCTTTTGACCATCATATTTCCAGTTACTGTGATCATAGTGTTCTGTCTACCACTAGCCATAgttcagacacacagacactcacCTTTGCCCCCCTGCTCTATTATATAATTGTTGGTAAGACTAACAAAACTCCACAGTCTCTCTACACTACAGTATATTGGTCTCTCGGGATCCAGGCTGCAGGATCTGCAGAGTGACAATGAGTTTAATCGCTTTTCTGAACCAGGGGTAAAACAGAGCATAGATCAGTGGGTTTAGACAGGAGTTCAGAtaaaacataaagaataaacaTGTTGCAACTGTAGGATTCATCATGTTAACATCAACAAAAGAGTAACAGTAATATGGgcataaacatgataaatatacaATGACAAGAATACCAAGAGTCCTGGCTGCTTTCAGCTCAGATTTCTTTGATAAAGTCACTGCATGGTGGACTGTAACAGCTGTAATGTGAGAGCGCATGGCACGAGCCTGAGACACAGCCACCACAAATACTCTCATATACAGAACTATGATCATAGTAACTGGAAATGTGAAAATCAAAATAATATCAACAGTAACTGTAATATAGGTAATCATAAGCACACATTCTCCAAAGCAGGAATTACCCATTCCAGGTTGAATCAGCTCATCTCTCACGTAGAAAACACTGAAAGCAAAAGACCAAagccaacaaagacaaacacagtatttggCTCTTGTTAAAGTGATTATTTTGGAGTAATGCAGAGGGTAACAAATAGCCGTGTAGCGGTCACATGATATGATAACAACTGTGCTGACTGAAGTAGTGAGAGTTTGACAGACCAGATACCAATATAAAGTAcacatggtaaatggtccgtatttatatagtgcttttactGTATctggatgatacccaaagcgctttacattatacatgacattcacccattcacacacacattcacacactgatggcggaagctgccatgcaaggcgctcgaccacgacccatcaggagcaagtaggggttcggtgtcttgcccaaggacacctcgacatgaacccgacttggccgaggatctaaccggcaaccctcgggttacgagacgaccgctctaccttgctgagccacgccgcccatGATATCCCCAAAAATCCAGCAGGATGTGTATCTAAAGATTTCTCCTGGCATCAACACAAGACCTACAAGTAAGTCAGAAACTcccagagagaggaggaggatgttaGTAGGTGTGTGAAGCTGCCTGGAAGgagacagagaaacattaaTTACCaacaaattatgtaaaaatatctGCAGTGAAAATTTTACATCATCAAATTATGTTAATATAACCATATAACATTATTCATACACTTAAAGTTTAGATTCTACTTAGAAGTTAATCTCTACCTGAAGTGGGAGACTGAGATGATGACGAGCAAGTTGATGGCTATGGTGGTCAGAGAGATGAAGAACAGCAAGAGTTTCAGGAGCACAGTTTCAGACCAGCGACGTGTCGGCTTCCTGCAGGACATGTTGAATAGTTGTGGAAAGCAGAGTTCAGCTCCGTCCTGGAGCTccatcatcagacagctgcagttccAGCAGCTCTCTTACCTAAACTCTGTCCTAAAGCTGATTTATCTTTTCCAACCGTCCCTCCTCTCTCCACCTTTACTCTCTGTAGAATACTGTCATCACTCTTACCTCACTTTACACAACTTTTTGTTGTCTTAGAAACCAGTTCACTCCATTCCATCTCCCAGTTATGACTGCGTCTCTGCAGGGAAATAACTACTGGTATATTACactttacaaacaaataaagattcATGAAAGAAACAATATATGTAATTAGATAACTCTATAAACTCATATTATAACCATAGTATGTCAGCAGGGTTTTGGGAAtcattaagaaataaaaaactttcACCTTCAACAATAAAGTTGCAGCCTTATAAATTTGGTACCATGTGACAGAAAGATCTGTTTGTGTCTTGTGTTGCTCTTCTACTTCCTGGTTAGAGAGCCAATCATGTTTCAGCACCAGATAGTACCTGGCAATGTGCATTCAATAGAACAGATAGAATTCAATTTGTTTGGAGTAATATGAATGCACATTCAACCCCTGGTGTGAATGAGAGAATCAAATTTTAGACCACTTGGTTTCACTTGCAAGTGACCCTGCGATTCACTTGCCTTGTGAATTCAAACAGACCAAGACCAAGTTTCCCTGCATTTTCTAAATCAGATGGGGTAGACTTGGTATTTCCTCTCAATAGATATTCCATCATTTTTTCTATTGTGTTTAATTTCAATCCTTCTTTTTTCAtaacagtttctttttctccttgttttgtttggtaACAAAATTTCCTAATTTGCAGTATATTTGCCAATCTGATTTAAGACTTGATGAAATTTCAGTTGATTTTGCTTGATTCCTTTGCATTAAATGTTCTTTTAGTCCCTCATCCAACCATGGGCTGTTGGTGTTTTTAACCATAAACTTCTTTAATGGTGGATGATAATCTACTGTCataaaaatttcattaaaatccTGAAATGGTTGTACTGGATCACCTTTGACTATTTTGCATCTTTAACATCTTCATATGTGGCCTGATTAAATCTCTGAAATGATCTTTTACTTTGGGACCAGGCTCAGGGACTTTCGTCTTCCTCACAATTACAATGAGATTATGGTTGCTGGAACTATTTACATGGATATTGAGTTAGTGCAAAGTTCTGGTGTATTTATAAACATATACAGTTAGCTTAGCATACAGTTAGCATAAGACAGTTAGCTACTCGAGTGCCATCACTctaaaccagggctactcaattcggacCTACGAGGGcagactctggggaggcaagaggaaaaacaatagttatacatttctgtagaaaggatcctccttcctgaagaccttgggtggacacacaactccaagagctggcgtcaaaacaacctcacatagctGTGTCTCCACCAATGAAGCTGGTTGGAGTGTGCCTACCTGCACATACATGTATGTGCATGCGCAGTGTGGCATTGGGGTGAAACGCCGTCGTGTGCAGCACAGAAAGTGTGTAgagagaaatgagaagctgTGGTGTAgataagataaataacatcagtgtTCTGGCCACAGGCTGCATCTTGCAGCTGGTAAATGAGCATCTCAACTTTAAAGTGTAACCAcactttttgcataactccactgactgccgaatttgaaaaatgcctgaaactgaaAGGTTGAGGAGGGagatgtggggtgatcagggagcggAGAGTGGGTGGGTCGGAAtgcaggcagaaatgattgacataCAGCAGCTCATCTCAATGGCAAGATGCAAAGTAGGGGTCTAATGACTCATTTAAACAACAATTCGATTCATATCATGGATGATATTGGTTCATTGGTCAACATGATTTGGCTGCAAGACACTTCTCTGTAAATTGACTTTGTCACCAGCAGTACTAAAAACTCACTCCGCTGGTAGACTGGGGCCGGGAATGCAAAGGTACTGTTTAGTAAGGGTTGATAGTACAGGTGGCTATTTCTCCTGAGGTTTCCACCATTGCACTGGCATTTTCAGTCAAAGGCAACACATCATTTGCTTGGTACCTGATCACCTCTGTTCTGTCTCACTTGTGGATTTGCTTTCTCTTTGGGTAAAGGAATCACCAAACAGTTCATCCAAGGCCTTCTTTTTAAAAGGATAATATAAGAAATGTATTTCAAAATACAGTCATGTAActcatttctttttacaaattttctCAGTCACCACTTTGTCTATTACgggtcgtgggtaagctggagcctggagcctatcccagcatttgaGCAGGTGAGcggcaggatacaccctggtcaggtcaccagtccatcacaaggcCAACACAGAGGGACAAACTACCAttcccacacacactcactcctagggagaatttagactGACCGGtgaacctaacatgcatgcctTTGGACCAGGGGCATTGCTAGGCTTAAAGTTCTACTGGGGCACAGGTCCCCTACCACATATCCCCTgtctcccatacacacacacacacacacacacacacacacacacacacacacacacacacacacacacacacacacacaactacatGCCACTGACACATTCCTACCAAAACTACTAATTGAGATATTAATGAGTGTAAGAGcgtatttattttaacaaacatttaacaaacactttcaacatggcagcaaaagcaTAAATGCCATAAAAAGACAATGGTAAGTCAGAACTCTCTTCATACACATTCCAAAGTAATGGTTATTGTTTAGTTTTCAGGATGATTTAACTAATTCTTAACAgtatgtttaattaaaatatgaagCAATTCAAAAGATTTAGCACCCTACATGTTATTTCTCTGTTTACGTCAGAAGTCCGCTTTTtttagtatgaaaatattgttttatgtcctttatgAGGATTTATGAGACATCAAACTGCACTGTGCGCTCACCGCTCACCCAACACAGGGAGAGCTGCAtgacgtgtgtgtggttcacTTGCTGCTCGTGCACGGTGACATGCAGAGACAGAATGTGCTTCTGAGCTGTTTCTTCTATTGGAGTTAACGCTCTTGCTGCGCATTTGAGTTGAAATATATATCTTCTCCCATTTGACTTATTTGAATTAATGTAAGACAAACATTTATTGTCGAAAAATAATCGtagcatttatactggggcacatgCCCCAGTAAATGGGGTCTGGCGGTGAGAGGAAGAGAACcaacacatacacggggagaacatgaaGACAACatgtataacatatatatatatatgtataacatatatatatatatatatatatatatatatatatatatatatatatatatatatatatatatcacaggtatgtgtgcttgtgtgtgtgcgtgcttaTATG
Protein-coding sequences here:
- the LOC121650552 gene encoding trace amine-associated receptor 13c-like codes for the protein MSCRKPTRRWSETVLLKLLLFFISLTTIAINLLVIISVSHFRQLHTPTNILLLSLGVSDLLVGLVLMPGEIFRYTSCWIFGDTMCTLYWYLVCQTLTTSVSTVVIISCDRYTAICYPLHYSKIITLTRAKYCVCLCWLWSFAFSVFYVRDELIQPGMGNSCFGECVLMITYITVTVDIILIFTFPVTMIIVLYMRVFVVAVSQARAMRSHITAVTVHHAVTLSKKSELKAARTLGILVIVYLSCLCPYYCYSFVDVNMMNPTVATCLFFMFYLNSCLNPLIYALFYPWFRKAIKLIVTLQILQPGSRETNIL